From a single Eleginops maclovinus isolate JMC-PN-2008 ecotype Puerto Natales chromosome 18, JC_Emac_rtc_rv5, whole genome shotgun sequence genomic region:
- the LOC134880822 gene encoding arfaptin-2-like isoform X4 — MADSIMSKAATMEIPINSNGDTGTLPEDDSLEQDLQQVMVSGPNLNETSIVSGGYGGPAGGIIPTSSIKGLSNNNTGNSTEELSRGVAVEKLDSVKKWGINTYKCTKQMFSERFGRGSRTVDLELEAQIDVLRDTKSKYETILRLTTALTTHFQSMVQTQQALGDTFTDLSQKSPELQDEFGYNAETQKLLCRNGESLLSAINFFVSSIDTLVNKTMEDTLMTIKLYENARLEFDAYRSDMEELSLGPRDAAAMVRIEMAQHDYQIHRDKYERLRSDVTIKLKFLDENKVKVMHKQLLLFHNAISAYFAGNQEQLEQTLIQFNVKLKPPGTDKPSWLEEQ, encoded by the exons ATGGCAGACAGTATCATGAGCAAGGCTGCAACCATGGAGATCCCCATTAACAGCAATGGAGACACAGGCACTCTGCCAGAGGATGACAGCCTGGAGCAG GACTTGCAGCAGGTTATGGTGTCTGGACCCAACCTGAATGAAACCAGCATTGTCTCAGGAGGTTATGGAGGACCTGCAGGGGGCATCATTCCTACCAGCAGCATCAAAG GGTTGTCAAACAATAACACTGGTAATTCAACCGAAGAACTTTCTCGTGGTGTGGCAGTAGAGAAATTGGACAGTGTGAAGAAATGGGGCATAAATACGTACAAG TGTACAAAGCAGATGTTCTCAGAGAGGTTTGGCAGAGGTTCAAGAACAGTAGATCTGGAACTGGAAGCTCAGATTGACGTTTTAAGGGACACCAAGAGCAAGTATGAAACCATCCTAAGACTGACCACAGCACTCACCACTCATTTTCAAAGCATGGTGCAGACACAACAGGCGCTAGGAGACACCTTCACTGACCTCAGCCAGAAGTCCCCGGAGTTACAG gacgAGTTTGGATAtaatgcagaaacacaaaaactgcTGTGCAGAAATGGCGAGTCTCTCCTCAGTGCCATCAATTTTTTTGTGTCCAGTATTGACACGCTGGTCAACAAAACAATGGAGGATACTCTGATGACCATTAAACTGTATGAAAATGCAAG ACTTGAGTTTGATGCCTATCGTTCTGATATGGAGGAGCTGAGTTTGGGCCCCAGGGATGCAGCTGCCATGGTCCGCATAGAGATGGCTCAGCATGATTACCAGATCCACAGAGACAAATATGAAAGGCtgcgtagtgatgtcaccatcAAGCTCAAATTCCTGGACGAAAACAAG gTTAAGGTTATGCACAAGCAGCTGCTTCTCTTCCACAATGCTATCTCAGCCTACTTTGCTGGCAACCAGGAGCAATTGGAACAAACTCTAATACAGTTCAATGTAAAGTTAAAGCCCCCAGGAACAGACAAGCCATCCTGGCTGGAGGAGCAGTAA
- the LOC134880822 gene encoding arfaptin-2-like isoform X3, whose translation MADSIMSKAATMEIPINSNGDTGTLPEDDSLEQDLQQVMVSGPNLNETSIVSGGYGGPAGGIIPTSSIKDIRMKSRGVGLPNSQSAASRLSQHTDQHPGLSNNNTGNSTEELSRGVAVEKLDSVKKWGINTYKCTKQMFSERFGRGSRTVDLELEAQIDVLRDTKSKYETILRLTTALTTHFQSMVQTQQALGDTFTDLSQKSPELQDEFGYNAETQKLLCRNGESLLSAINFFVSSIDTLVNKTMEDTLMTIKLYENARLEFDAYRSDMEELSLGPRDAAAMVRIEMAQHDYQIHRDKYERLRSDVTIKLKFLDENKVKVMHKQLLLFHNAISAYFAGNQEQLEQTLIQFNVKLKPPGTDKPSWLEEQ comes from the exons ATGGCAGACAGTATCATGAGCAAGGCTGCAACCATGGAGATCCCCATTAACAGCAATGGAGACACAGGCACTCTGCCAGAGGATGACAGCCTGGAGCAG GACTTGCAGCAGGTTATGGTGTCTGGACCCAACCTGAATGAAACCAGCATTGTCTCAGGAGGTTATGGAGGACCTGCAGGGGGCATCATTCCTACCAGCAGCATCAAAG ACATTCGCATGAAATCGCGTGGTGTTGGCTTGCCCAACAGCCAATCTGCAGCAAGTCGACTTTCCCAACACACAGACCAGCATCCAG GGTTGTCAAACAATAACACTGGTAATTCAACCGAAGAACTTTCTCGTGGTGTGGCAGTAGAGAAATTGGACAGTGTGAAGAAATGGGGCATAAATACGTACAAG TGTACAAAGCAGATGTTCTCAGAGAGGTTTGGCAGAGGTTCAAGAACAGTAGATCTGGAACTGGAAGCTCAGATTGACGTTTTAAGGGACACCAAGAGCAAGTATGAAACCATCCTAAGACTGACCACAGCACTCACCACTCATTTTCAAAGCATGGTGCAGACACAACAGGCGCTAGGAGACACCTTCACTGACCTCAGCCAGAAGTCCCCGGAGTTACAG gacgAGTTTGGATAtaatgcagaaacacaaaaactgcTGTGCAGAAATGGCGAGTCTCTCCTCAGTGCCATCAATTTTTTTGTGTCCAGTATTGACACGCTGGTCAACAAAACAATGGAGGATACTCTGATGACCATTAAACTGTATGAAAATGCAAG ACTTGAGTTTGATGCCTATCGTTCTGATATGGAGGAGCTGAGTTTGGGCCCCAGGGATGCAGCTGCCATGGTCCGCATAGAGATGGCTCAGCATGATTACCAGATCCACAGAGACAAATATGAAAGGCtgcgtagtgatgtcaccatcAAGCTCAAATTCCTGGACGAAAACAAG gTTAAGGTTATGCACAAGCAGCTGCTTCTCTTCCACAATGCTATCTCAGCCTACTTTGCTGGCAACCAGGAGCAATTGGAACAAACTCTAATACAGTTCAATGTAAAGTTAAAGCCCCCAGGAACAGACAAGCCATCCTGGCTGGAGGAGCAGTAA
- the LOC134880822 gene encoding arfaptin-2-like isoform X1, with translation MLHCFLIQLSLFTVKCTWMTVLSLLGSYLSSHEVHFHLCVNPFLLHERPAWWIISKLFNSIIIMYPPSQSSTFSFSLHTFAVQLHISMPNLFLTHISLHALFSSSLFTITMLISDIRMKSRGVGLPNSQSAASRLSQHTDQHPGLSNNNTGNSTEELSRGVAVEKLDSVKKWGINTYKCTKQMFSERFGRGSRTVDLELEAQIDVLRDTKSKYETILRLTTALTTHFQSMVQTQQALGDTFTDLSQKSPELQDEFGYNAETQKLLCRNGESLLSAINFFVSSIDTLVNKTMEDTLMTIKLYENARLEFDAYRSDMEELSLGPRDAAAMVRIEMAQHDYQIHRDKYERLRSDVTIKLKFLDENKVKVMHKQLLLFHNAISAYFAGNQEQLEQTLIQFNVKLKPPGTDKPSWLEEQ, from the exons atgttgcattgtttCCTGATACAACTGTCtctttttactgtaaaatgcaCTTGGATGACTGTTTTGTCATTGCTTGGTAGTTACCTCTCATCCCATGAAGTCCATTTTCATCTTTGTGTAAACCCTTTCCTTCTGCATGAGAGACCTGCATGGTGGATTATTTCGAAATTGTTTAactctattattattatgtatccTCCATCACAGAgctcaacattttcttttagtcTACACACTTTTGCTGTTCAGCTGCATATCTCAATGCCAAACCTCTTTTTGACTCATATTTCACTTCATGCCTTATTCTCATCCTCACTATTTACCATCACCATGCTCATTTCAGACATTCGCATGAAATCGCGTGGTGTTGGCTTGCCCAACAGCCAATCTGCAGCAAGTCGACTTTCCCAACACACAGACCAGCATCCAG GGTTGTCAAACAATAACACTGGTAATTCAACCGAAGAACTTTCTCGTGGTGTGGCAGTAGAGAAATTGGACAGTGTGAAGAAATGGGGCATAAATACGTACAAG TGTACAAAGCAGATGTTCTCAGAGAGGTTTGGCAGAGGTTCAAGAACAGTAGATCTGGAACTGGAAGCTCAGATTGACGTTTTAAGGGACACCAAGAGCAAGTATGAAACCATCCTAAGACTGACCACAGCACTCACCACTCATTTTCAAAGCATGGTGCAGACACAACAGGCGCTAGGAGACACCTTCACTGACCTCAGCCAGAAGTCCCCGGAGTTACAG gacgAGTTTGGATAtaatgcagaaacacaaaaactgcTGTGCAGAAATGGCGAGTCTCTCCTCAGTGCCATCAATTTTTTTGTGTCCAGTATTGACACGCTGGTCAACAAAACAATGGAGGATACTCTGATGACCATTAAACTGTATGAAAATGCAAG ACTTGAGTTTGATGCCTATCGTTCTGATATGGAGGAGCTGAGTTTGGGCCCCAGGGATGCAGCTGCCATGGTCCGCATAGAGATGGCTCAGCATGATTACCAGATCCACAGAGACAAATATGAAAGGCtgcgtagtgatgtcaccatcAAGCTCAAATTCCTGGACGAAAACAAG gTTAAGGTTATGCACAAGCAGCTGCTTCTCTTCCACAATGCTATCTCAGCCTACTTTGCTGGCAACCAGGAGCAATTGGAACAAACTCTAATACAGTTCAATGTAAAGTTAAAGCCCCCAGGAACAGACAAGCCATCCTGGCTGGAGGAGCAGTAA
- the LOC134880822 gene encoding arfaptin-2-like isoform X2, whose product MADSIMSKAATMEIPINSNGDTGTLPEDDSLEQDLQQVMVSGPNLNETSIVSGGYGGPAGGIIPTSSIKGPAVCFNPEYVDRRRAPALGPDIRMKSRGVGLPNSQSAASRLSQHTDQHPGLSNNNTGNSTEELSRGVAVEKLDSVKKWGINTYKCTKQMFSERFGRGSRTVDLELEAQIDVLRDTKSKYETILRLTTALTTHFQSMVQTQQALGDTFTDLSQKSPELQDEFGYNAETQKLLCRNGESLLSAINFFVSSIDTLVNKTMEDTLMTIKLYENARLEFDAYRSDMEELSLGPRDAAAMVRIEMAQHDYQIHRDKYERLRSDVTIKLKFLDENKVKVMHKQLLLFHNAISAYFAGNQEQLEQTLIQFNVKLKPPGTDKPSWLEEQ is encoded by the exons ATGGCAGACAGTATCATGAGCAAGGCTGCAACCATGGAGATCCCCATTAACAGCAATGGAGACACAGGCACTCTGCCAGAGGATGACAGCCTGGAGCAG GACTTGCAGCAGGTTATGGTGTCTGGACCCAACCTGAATGAAACCAGCATTGTCTCAGGAGGTTATGGAGGACCTGCAGGGGGCATCATTCCTACCAGCAGCATCAAAG GGCCTGCAGTCTGCTTCAACCCTGAGTATGTGGACAGAAGAAGAGCCCCTGCACTGGGACCAG ACATTCGCATGAAATCGCGTGGTGTTGGCTTGCCCAACAGCCAATCTGCAGCAAGTCGACTTTCCCAACACACAGACCAGCATCCAG GGTTGTCAAACAATAACACTGGTAATTCAACCGAAGAACTTTCTCGTGGTGTGGCAGTAGAGAAATTGGACAGTGTGAAGAAATGGGGCATAAATACGTACAAG TGTACAAAGCAGATGTTCTCAGAGAGGTTTGGCAGAGGTTCAAGAACAGTAGATCTGGAACTGGAAGCTCAGATTGACGTTTTAAGGGACACCAAGAGCAAGTATGAAACCATCCTAAGACTGACCACAGCACTCACCACTCATTTTCAAAGCATGGTGCAGACACAACAGGCGCTAGGAGACACCTTCACTGACCTCAGCCAGAAGTCCCCGGAGTTACAG gacgAGTTTGGATAtaatgcagaaacacaaaaactgcTGTGCAGAAATGGCGAGTCTCTCCTCAGTGCCATCAATTTTTTTGTGTCCAGTATTGACACGCTGGTCAACAAAACAATGGAGGATACTCTGATGACCATTAAACTGTATGAAAATGCAAG ACTTGAGTTTGATGCCTATCGTTCTGATATGGAGGAGCTGAGTTTGGGCCCCAGGGATGCAGCTGCCATGGTCCGCATAGAGATGGCTCAGCATGATTACCAGATCCACAGAGACAAATATGAAAGGCtgcgtagtgatgtcaccatcAAGCTCAAATTCCTGGACGAAAACAAG gTTAAGGTTATGCACAAGCAGCTGCTTCTCTTCCACAATGCTATCTCAGCCTACTTTGCTGGCAACCAGGAGCAATTGGAACAAACTCTAATACAGTTCAATGTAAAGTTAAAGCCCCCAGGAACAGACAAGCCATCCTGGCTGGAGGAGCAGTAA